Proteins co-encoded in one Spirosoma endbachense genomic window:
- a CDS encoding S8 family serine peptidase yields the protein MAVKIQLSLSACQLSVKIEPTDLSGAQAQLVVDIEGQSSLQQDITLDHSPIIVNFDETPRTGNRHRITAKLTSPVGNAISGPFLIKLCASAASPQNFLILPTRGIRSTADHSQTNNAFFRSMSVGISLNSLIHDDIPESATVLNSTGETGIKLVQMPENALTELRAAQPGIRIVPERFYTLQRCLPPTPQRRVQTMAGNIAVAGLHLRVTDPAGNPIEGARVVGFTNFDQRAGTDGVTNANGEINLIGLGNRTLERLYVFPTKNFWSLLRRNILPATGDTLILTPIKPGHIDVRRHFYPDGAAGSGQGVKVGVIDSGIGPHPDLAVSGGTCTVTGDNTGDFADVDQHGTHVAGIIAARGQAPNGLRGIAPAASLFAYRVFGRGAEGASNFDIASAIEKAVADGCDLINMSLGGGERDEALEDAITFAFQSGTVCLIATGNDGRQQVSFPASFSLALAIGAMGRRGTFPANTSDTPNALAPFGSPDKKNFVAAFSNIASAEASVDLIAPGVAVISTVPGLAGDRAPMSGTSMACPTATGVAARLLSTRPDLLALPRDQHRAEEIIKFVTSKAKSLGFGTVFEGLGQFVES from the coding sequence ATGGCTGTAAAGATTCAATTATCGCTGTCTGCCTGTCAACTAAGTGTCAAAATCGAACCTACAGATCTGAGCGGGGCGCAGGCTCAGCTCGTAGTTGACATAGAAGGGCAATCGTCACTGCAACAGGATATTACACTTGATCATAGTCCAATTATAGTTAATTTCGATGAAACACCCCGAACCGGAAATAGGCATCGTATTACAGCCAAGTTGACTTCGCCAGTTGGTAATGCAATATCGGGGCCTTTCCTCATCAAACTATGTGCCTCTGCGGCATCGCCCCAAAATTTCCTCATTCTGCCTACCAGAGGAATTAGATCTACTGCTGATCATAGCCAAACGAACAACGCCTTTTTTCGCTCCATGAGTGTAGGCATTTCGCTCAACAGCCTTATTCATGATGATATACCTGAGAGTGCGACCGTCCTTAACTCAACGGGTGAAACAGGTATTAAGTTAGTACAAATGCCAGAGAACGCCTTAACTGAGTTGAGAGCCGCCCAGCCAGGCATTCGGATAGTACCGGAACGGTTTTACACCCTACAACGATGCTTACCGCCCACTCCTCAACGCCGGGTTCAGACGATGGCTGGTAATATAGCCGTTGCAGGTCTTCACCTTCGGGTAACTGATCCCGCTGGTAACCCTATTGAGGGAGCAAGAGTCGTTGGATTTACTAATTTCGACCAACGGGCAGGAACCGATGGCGTTACGAATGCCAATGGTGAGATAAATCTAATAGGGCTTGGTAATCGAACACTGGAACGGTTATATGTATTCCCCACCAAAAACTTCTGGTCGTTACTTCGAAGAAACATCCTGCCAGCCACTGGCGATACCCTGATACTCACGCCTATTAAACCTGGACACATCGATGTCAGACGGCATTTTTACCCGGATGGGGCGGCTGGCTCAGGTCAGGGCGTGAAAGTGGGCGTTATCGATTCAGGAATCGGGCCACATCCCGATTTGGCAGTATCGGGGGGGACTTGTACTGTTACGGGGGATAATACAGGTGATTTCGCCGATGTAGACCAACACGGTACACATGTTGCAGGCATCATTGCGGCACGAGGACAAGCGCCCAATGGTTTACGCGGTATCGCTCCCGCGGCCAGCTTATTTGCTTATCGGGTTTTCGGTCGGGGAGCCGAGGGTGCGTCAAATTTCGACATTGCGAGCGCTATCGAGAAAGCTGTTGCCGATGGTTGTGACCTAATTAATATGAGTCTTGGTGGTGGTGAGCGGGATGAAGCACTTGAAGATGCCATAACATTTGCTTTTCAAAGCGGCACGGTCTGTTTGATTGCAACAGGTAATGACGGCAGGCAACAGGTTAGTTTCCCCGCTTCATTTTCGCTAGCTCTGGCCATTGGGGCAATGGGACGTCGTGGAACTTTTCCCGCCAATACCAGCGATACTCCCAATGCACTAGCACCATTCGGCAGTCCTGACAAAAAGAATTTTGTGGCTGCTTTTTCGAATATTGCTTCGGCAGAGGCTAGCGTTGATTTGATTGCCCCAGGTGTCGCAGTCATTTCAACCGTGCCAGGCCTGGCGGGTGACCGAGCCCCAATGAGCGGTACATCAATGGCATGTCCGACTGCTACGGGTGTTGCAGCCCGATTATTATCCACTCGCCCTGACTTACTGGCGCTTCCCCGCGATCAGCACCGAGCCGAAGAAATTATTAAATTCGTTACATCAAAAGCGAAATCGCTTGGTTTCGGAACCGTGTTTGAAGGCCTTGGTCAATTTGTTGAGTCATAG
- a CDS encoding DUF2207 domain-containing protein, with amino-acid sequence MKTNQKRDLFEEYEKMTPRQRLITILCFVSGFIFISAFVGWMVNDALTNGPFALIIVSLFVVLTIGILYLANKYESAQVPKLIEKGKPTQAEIEAYLKKSLKNNEGSN; translated from the coding sequence ATGAAAACTAATCAGAAAAGAGATCTTTTTGAAGAGTATGAAAAAATGACACCAAGGCAGCGCCTAATAACAATACTTTGTTTTGTTTCAGGGTTCATATTCATCTCTGCTTTCGTTGGATGGATGGTTAATGATGCCTTAACTAATGGACCTTTTGCGCTAATTATAGTAAGCCTATTTGTAGTTTTAACAATAGGGATTCTGTATTTAGCTAACAAATATGAATCTGCCCAAGTCCCTAAGCTTATCGAAAAGGGTAAGCCTACCCAAGCCGAAATAGAAGCTTATCTCAAAAAGTCCTTAAAGAATAATGAAGGATCGAATTAA
- a CDS encoding DUF4359 domain-containing protein, giving the protein MKKSQLPLIIGGFVILILVLTNPGLEDHKAKVKASFRKEIKSAIASKTDQESAAAIFGQTLGTAFAETVIDHLITRDNYLLLSLTKLKFDGEPKVIGVGILGNVFITKKIDELHEESKQ; this is encoded by the coding sequence ATGAAGAAATCTCAACTTCCGCTAATTATTGGGGGATTTGTCATCTTAATCTTGGTATTAACAAACCCCGGCCTGGAAGATCATAAAGCCAAAGTCAAAGCAAGCTTTAGAAAAGAGATCAAGAGTGCCATTGCCAGTAAGACTGATCAGGAAAGTGCAGCGGCCATCTTCGGCCAGACACTGGGAACTGCGTTTGCTGAAACGGTTATTGATCACCTGATTACCCGCGATAACTACCTGCTCCTTTCGCTGACAAAGCTAAAATTCGATGGAGAGCCAAAAGTGATTGGCGTCGGTATTCTAGGCAATGTCTTTATCACCAAAAAGATTGACGAGTTACACGAAGAATCTAAACAATAA
- a CDS encoding Ppx/GppA phosphatase family protein, giving the protein MKLAAIDIGSNAARLQISTVLHNDNVVSFKRVEYVRFPLRLGHDVFNFGELTPESEARTTKLMQVYKLLMELHEVEDYMACATSAMRESSNGHDVAKRIEASTGIKINIIDGSKEAELINNVVVQALDERQFLHIDVGGGSTELNLYENRQKINSKSFKIGSVRLLEGKETKGAWRKIEDWVEDNIDSSKEIIAVGTGGNISKLFNLASKTSELETTLTEIERIRDYIAGFDQEDRINKLRLNADRADVIVPAAGIYISVMRWAGADKIIVPDLGLKDGIIQLVYAQLGKKKHVL; this is encoded by the coding sequence ATGAAACTAGCAGCCATCGATATCGGTTCCAATGCAGCTCGTCTGCAGATCTCAACGGTGTTACATAACGACAACGTTGTTAGCTTCAAGCGTGTCGAATACGTACGTTTCCCGCTTCGGCTGGGGCACGATGTATTTAATTTTGGCGAGCTTACTCCTGAAAGTGAAGCCCGAACCACCAAACTAATGCAGGTTTACAAACTGCTGATGGAATTGCATGAAGTGGAAGATTATATGGCCTGCGCGACATCGGCCATGCGTGAATCCTCCAATGGGCATGATGTCGCTAAACGTATCGAAGCATCAACAGGCATTAAGATTAATATTATCGATGGGAGCAAGGAAGCTGAACTCATCAATAATGTGGTTGTTCAGGCACTCGATGAACGGCAGTTTCTTCATATCGATGTTGGCGGTGGCAGCACCGAACTGAACCTTTATGAAAATCGTCAGAAAATCAATTCCAAGTCGTTCAAAATCGGCTCGGTGCGGCTACTGGAAGGCAAAGAAACCAAAGGTGCCTGGCGAAAAATTGAAGACTGGGTTGAGGATAATATCGATTCATCTAAAGAAATTATCGCTGTCGGCACCGGAGGTAACATCAGTAAATTATTCAACCTGGCGTCTAAAACCTCAGAATTAGAAACCACCCTTACCGAAATAGAACGGATTCGTGATTACATCGCTGGGTTTGACCAGGAAGACCGCATCAACAAACTCCGCCTTAATGCCGACCGTGCTGATGTGATCGTACCGGCCGCCGGGATTTATATTTCCGTCATGAGATGGGCTGGAGCCGATAAGATTATTGTTCCAGACCTGGGCCTGAAAGACGGTATTATTCAACTAGTATACGCCCAGCTCGGGAAGAAAAAACACGTTCTCTAA
- a CDS encoding tyrosine-type recombinase/integrase, whose amino-acid sequence MTYNVELTDKPDKRGIHHVMIRLHAKGQKPARIQTSIEIEARHWNTKKTWGKWIRSSHPHAGEVNNAIIATYNKVKKSVEEYLAFDPFLTPKQGKARYEASAITLLRAHMSAAHQFVDLSGVTKATRNRQWAAFLRWAGEDLAIEQITPQLVEDYKNKLLADGKAPLTINTYMANLRVLYERVQKARNIPKADILAKSPFLDWEKLPPTQMPKGRLPAAAIAKLLATPFDLGSRRVRSRTFRNYPDWARWCWLACHLQAGMRIGDLIRSRYEWYEVNAEGQPVRLRYQMQKNGKWISIPVSKQLQAHLGLIWKAGSRPETYLLPFLDNQATYARYRSYEQMRSMPPTEFKQLKSRLDSITCQLNLSLKQVAIDFNLQLPGGASFTNHTARHSFADKVRLAIKNGKTDAKGRAVTNFDAKELLGHTDMKTTEMYFGEMDQEWLDSAMDAITGDD is encoded by the coding sequence ATGACCTACAACGTCGAACTCACGGACAAGCCTGATAAACGTGGCATTCACCACGTCATGATCCGGCTGCATGCTAAAGGCCAGAAACCGGCCCGGATCCAGACCAGCATCGAAATCGAAGCTCGACACTGGAACACCAAAAAGACCTGGGGAAAATGGATCCGGAGTTCGCATCCGCATGCGGGTGAAGTCAACAATGCGATCATCGCCACCTATAACAAAGTTAAAAAATCCGTTGAGGAGTATCTGGCTTTTGATCCCTTTCTGACACCCAAACAGGGAAAGGCCCGCTACGAGGCCAGCGCCATTACCCTGTTGCGGGCTCACATGTCAGCTGCTCATCAGTTCGTCGATCTGTCGGGCGTTACCAAGGCCACCCGAAATCGCCAGTGGGCTGCCTTTCTGCGCTGGGCAGGGGAGGACCTGGCCATTGAACAGATCACCCCGCAACTCGTCGAGGATTACAAAAACAAACTACTCGCTGACGGTAAAGCGCCACTGACCATTAATACGTACATGGCTAACCTGCGCGTCCTCTACGAACGCGTGCAGAAAGCCCGCAACATTCCCAAAGCCGATATTCTGGCTAAATCGCCGTTTCTGGACTGGGAAAAGTTGCCCCCAACCCAAATGCCCAAGGGCCGGCTGCCCGCTGCGGCCATTGCCAAGCTGCTGGCCACGCCATTCGATTTAGGCTCCAGGCGGGTCCGGAGCCGAACCTTTCGCAACTATCCCGACTGGGCACGCTGGTGCTGGCTGGCCTGCCACCTGCAGGCGGGTATGAGGATCGGCGATCTGATCCGGAGCCGGTATGAGTGGTATGAAGTTAATGCGGAAGGTCAACCTGTCCGGCTGCGCTATCAGATGCAGAAAAACGGCAAGTGGATATCGATTCCGGTATCGAAACAACTCCAGGCGCATTTAGGATTGATCTGGAAGGCTGGTAGTCGGCCAGAGACCTACCTGCTGCCTTTTCTGGATAACCAGGCCACCTACGCCCGCTACCGCTCCTACGAGCAAATGCGGAGCATGCCTCCGACTGAGTTCAAACAGTTGAAATCCCGACTCGACAGCATCACCTGTCAGCTGAATCTGTCGCTCAAACAGGTCGCCATTGATTTTAATTTGCAGCTGCCGGGTGGAGCGAGTTTCACCAACCATACGGCCCGGCATAGTTTTGCGGACAAAGTGCGACTGGCTATTAAAAACGGAAAGACTGACGCGAAGGGGAGGGCCGTGACCAACTTCGATGCCAAGGAACTCCTGGGTCATACCGACATGAAAACGACCGAAATGTATTTCGGGGAAATGGATCAGGAATGGCTCGATTCAGCCATGGATGCCATTACCGGCGACGATTAA
- a CDS encoding XRE family transcriptional regulator, with product MMTIQLPEIENYMDTPSARIQALMLEENINRTELAESIGKSKGLISGYLNSQEEPSDSFLFSIQNKLGWSAKWILTGTGPKRVTLHQPIIGEVDNKKNEAVLINFIDETDVTTSASGMEFRELDNGMVLMTIPLVDEFAYASYPHGWKDREYLIELPRYSIVLPKREKGIFRAFEVRGDSMDDGSRFSIGYGDVAVGRKIESDYWDVKLYTNGGTDYIIVTHDGVVIKRITKHNTKEGIITCSSINPDKVEYPDYEIRLTEVYELYKIRKVDRDWSRR from the coding sequence ATGATGACAATACAACTTCCTGAAATTGAAAATTACATGGACACTCCGTCTGCACGTATTCAGGCCTTAATGTTGGAAGAGAATATCAACCGAACGGAGCTTGCAGAATCAATCGGTAAGTCTAAAGGATTGATAAGTGGCTATTTGAATTCACAAGAAGAGCCGAGCGATTCCTTTTTATTCAGTATTCAGAATAAGCTTGGTTGGTCAGCCAAATGGATACTTACTGGAACAGGCCCTAAACGGGTAACCCTTCATCAGCCAATTATTGGTGAAGTTGACAATAAAAAAAACGAAGCTGTTCTTATCAATTTTATTGATGAGACAGACGTGACGACATCCGCCAGCGGGATGGAGTTTCGGGAGTTGGATAATGGAATGGTGTTGATGACGATCCCACTTGTTGATGAATTTGCCTACGCCAGCTATCCCCATGGCTGGAAGGATCGAGAATACCTTATCGAGTTGCCCAGGTATTCAATTGTATTGCCTAAACGGGAAAAGGGCATCTTCCGCGCTTTTGAAGTCAGAGGGGATAGTATGGATGATGGCTCCCGATTTTCAATTGGGTATGGTGACGTGGCCGTTGGCCGAAAGATTGAATCTGATTATTGGGATGTCAAGCTTTATACCAATGGCGGTACGGACTATATAATTGTGACTCATGATGGTGTAGTTATTAAGCGTATCACCAAGCACAATACCAAGGAAGGCATTATCACATGCTCGTCAATCAATCCCGATAAAGTCGAATACCCGGATTATGAAATAAGGCTAACCGAAGTGTATGAGCTTTACAAAATTCGCAAAGTCGATCGGGACTGGAGTCGCAGATAA
- a CDS encoding GNAT family N-acetyltransferase translates to MTDYIIIRQQNPQTADIPEFCQPGFFFNESEHLRQQKGMFHLLTALNQRTGRSEARCAFFVGNEEAISPGAAPFGSVEFAENLPDTILDELLRSLQATARFAGASTLRLVNYPHCYAPEQAERLTDTLVNQGFSVLKKDQNFFLPISENSFEANIDGSERRRLRKCREAGFQFSHWATPNIDEVVTFLQHIWLQKGYKPSLSAERLTRLLTDFSNQFDVFTVKDGTKLAALTVAVHVRQDILYNFLPVSAPDYQSFSPMVMLIDGLFTYCQQQGIQLLDLGVSLDADRRPKPSLIRFKQNLGAQSSPKLIFEKTL, encoded by the coding sequence ATGACAGATTACATTATTATTCGCCAGCAAAACCCGCAAACTGCCGACATTCCCGAGTTCTGCCAGCCCGGCTTTTTCTTTAATGAAAGCGAACACTTAAGACAGCAGAAGGGCATGTTTCATTTACTCACGGCACTTAATCAACGTACTGGCCGGTCTGAAGCCCGGTGCGCCTTTTTTGTTGGTAATGAGGAAGCTATTAGCCCCGGAGCGGCACCATTTGGGTCCGTCGAATTTGCAGAAAATCTGCCAGATACGATATTAGATGAGTTGCTTCGATCGCTTCAAGCGACGGCTCGTTTCGCGGGTGCCTCTACGCTGCGTCTGGTCAATTATCCACATTGCTACGCACCTGAACAAGCGGAACGCCTGACTGATACATTAGTCAACCAAGGGTTCAGCGTGCTAAAAAAAGATCAGAATTTCTTTTTGCCTATTTCCGAAAATTCCTTTGAAGCGAACATTGATGGATCTGAACGCCGACGATTACGAAAATGTAGAGAGGCTGGCTTCCAATTTTCCCATTGGGCAACTCCCAATATTGATGAAGTAGTAACCTTTTTACAGCATATATGGCTTCAAAAAGGGTATAAGCCAAGCTTAAGTGCCGAACGGTTAACACGTTTGTTAACCGATTTCTCCAATCAATTCGATGTATTCACTGTAAAGGACGGTACTAAACTTGCCGCCCTAACAGTTGCGGTTCACGTACGGCAGGATATTCTCTATAATTTCCTGCCCGTATCAGCCCCCGATTATCAATCGTTTAGCCCAATGGTTATGCTTATCGATGGGCTGTTTACGTATTGCCAGCAACAGGGCATTCAGTTGCTCGATCTGGGTGTCTCACTTGATGCCGATCGTCGGCCAAAACCCAGCCTTATACGGTTCAAGCAAAATCTCGGTGCTCAGTCTTCACCAAAGCTTATCTTTGAGAAAACACTGTAG
- the metH gene encoding methionine synthase has product MGTMIQRYNLTEADYRGERFKDYPHDVKGNNDLLSITQPQIIQEIHKQYLEAGADIIETNTFSGTSIAMADYHMEELAYELNYESARIAKEVTEELTKQNPDKPRFVAGAMGPTNRTASLSPDVNNPAYRAVTFDELVNAYYEQVSGLVEGGADLLLVETIFDTLNAKAAMFAIDKYFNLNPQQPVRPIMISGTITDASGRTLSGQTTEAFLYSVSHLPLLSVGLNCALGAELMRPYIQTLSKEAPFFTSAYPNAGLPNEFGEYDETPDMMALQIEDFIKSSFVNIVGGCCGSTPDHIRAIADVAAKYPPRQLPQPEPYQKLSGLEPLKITEQTNFLNVGERTNVTGSKKFARLIKEGNYDEALSIARGQVEGGAQVIDINMDEGMLDSAEAMKTFLNLIAAEPDIARVPIMVDSSKWEVIEAGLKCVQGKAIVNSISLKEGEEAFIERAQLVKRYGAAAVVMAFDETGQADSYERRIEICERAYRILVDKVHFAPQDIIFDPNILTVATGIEEHNNYAVDFINATRWIKQNLPLAKVSGGVSNISFSFRGNDVVREAMHSAFLYHAIRAGMDMGIVNAGQLEVYDNIPKDLLERCEDVLLNRRDDATERLVDFAETVKAKGKAIIQDESWRLEHVNERLKHALVKGITDYIDQDVEEARQLVERPLHVIEGPLMDGMNVVGDLFGAGKMFLPQVVKSARVMKKAVAYLTPFIEAEKSGEGSSSAGKILLATVKGDVHDIGKNIVGVVLGCNNYEIIDLGVMVPTQKILDAAREHKVDIIGLSGLITPSLDEMVGVAKEMERQGFTLPLLIGGATTSRIHTAVKVDPHYSGPVIHVLDASRSVPVAGRLVSETDATRELIFTQIKAEYAKLRDDHAKRQKEKNLLGIEKARANRTVIDWQNFEPTKPTFLGNRYFDDYSIAELANYIDWTPFFQTWQLHGKYPAIFDDAVVGKEARQLFDDANQLLQEIIDNKLLKAKAVVGFYPANSADDDVLLHDFEENVRDVPCERHGSHRHIEYKISKAQSQTAVSSAGELIYDTKTVLHFLRQQNQKAPGLPNFCLSDFIAPLESGREDYIGGFAVTAGIGIEALIDKFERDHDDYNSIMVKAIADRLAEAFAERMHERVRTEFWPYAVGEKLSNEQLVKEAYQGIRPAPGYPACPDHTEKGKLFDLLDANKIDIELTESYAMYPASSVSGFYFSHPESRYFAVGKINKDQILDYAQRKNMPVEEIERWLAPVLSYDA; this is encoded by the coding sequence ATGGGAACGATGATCCAGCGGTATAACCTGACTGAAGCCGATTATCGGGGTGAGCGCTTTAAAGACTATCCACACGATGTAAAGGGAAATAATGATTTGCTGTCGATCACGCAGCCGCAGATCATTCAGGAAATCCATAAACAATATCTGGAAGCAGGGGCCGACATTATCGAAACCAATACGTTCAGCGGTACATCCATTGCTATGGCGGATTACCACATGGAAGAGCTGGCCTATGAACTGAACTATGAATCAGCCCGCATAGCTAAGGAAGTAACGGAGGAATTAACCAAGCAAAATCCTGATAAACCACGCTTTGTTGCGGGAGCAATGGGGCCGACAAACCGTACTGCTTCCCTTTCGCCCGATGTAAATAATCCGGCATATCGGGCTGTTACGTTCGATGAACTGGTGAATGCCTACTATGAGCAGGTAAGCGGTTTAGTGGAAGGGGGCGCCGACTTGCTGTTGGTCGAAACGATCTTTGATACACTGAATGCCAAGGCGGCTATGTTCGCCATTGATAAGTATTTCAATTTAAACCCGCAGCAGCCTGTTCGCCCAATCATGATCTCCGGCACCATTACAGATGCCAGTGGCCGGACATTATCAGGTCAGACAACCGAAGCTTTTTTATATTCAGTTTCCCATTTGCCCTTGCTAAGTGTAGGGCTCAACTGTGCATTGGGGGCCGAATTGATGCGGCCATACATTCAGACGCTCTCGAAAGAGGCACCGTTCTTTACGTCGGCCTATCCGAACGCGGGTTTGCCCAACGAATTTGGCGAATACGACGAAACGCCGGATATGATGGCATTGCAAATCGAAGATTTCATTAAAAGTAGTTTTGTCAATATTGTTGGTGGTTGCTGCGGCTCTACACCCGACCACATTCGGGCCATTGCCGACGTAGCGGCCAAATATCCGCCACGGCAACTCCCGCAACCTGAGCCCTATCAGAAGTTGAGCGGACTTGAACCGCTCAAAATTACAGAGCAAACGAATTTCCTGAACGTTGGTGAACGAACCAACGTGACAGGTTCCAAGAAATTTGCCCGGCTTATTAAGGAAGGTAATTACGACGAAGCACTGAGCATTGCACGTGGTCAGGTTGAAGGCGGAGCGCAGGTGATCGACATTAATATGGATGAAGGCATGTTGGATTCGGCGGAAGCCATGAAGACTTTCCTGAACCTGATTGCTGCCGAGCCTGATATTGCCCGTGTACCCATCATGGTCGACTCATCGAAATGGGAGGTCATTGAGGCAGGGCTGAAATGCGTTCAGGGAAAAGCCATCGTAAACTCTATTTCGCTCAAAGAAGGCGAAGAAGCGTTCATTGAACGGGCCCAGTTAGTGAAGCGATACGGGGCGGCTGCGGTTGTGATGGCATTCGATGAAACCGGCCAGGCCGATTCGTACGAGCGTCGTATCGAAATCTGCGAACGAGCTTATCGAATTCTGGTCGATAAAGTTCATTTCGCCCCGCAAGACATTATTTTCGACCCCAATATCCTGACTGTTGCAACGGGTATTGAGGAGCACAATAACTACGCTGTTGACTTTATCAATGCTACGCGCTGGATTAAGCAAAACCTGCCGCTAGCTAAAGTAAGTGGGGGCGTATCGAATATTTCGTTCAGTTTTCGAGGCAACGATGTTGTGCGTGAAGCCATGCACTCGGCCTTTCTGTACCATGCAATTCGGGCAGGTATGGATATGGGTATTGTCAATGCCGGGCAATTAGAGGTTTATGACAATATTCCAAAAGACCTGCTGGAACGTTGCGAAGATGTATTGTTAAACCGTAGAGACGATGCAACAGAACGGTTAGTTGATTTCGCCGAAACCGTAAAAGCAAAGGGGAAAGCGATCATACAGGACGAAAGCTGGCGGCTCGAACATGTTAATGAGCGGCTCAAACATGCGCTTGTAAAAGGTATCACAGACTATATCGATCAGGATGTAGAGGAAGCACGTCAGCTAGTCGAGCGCCCTTTGCATGTCATTGAAGGTCCGCTGATGGATGGTATGAACGTTGTTGGCGATCTGTTTGGCGCGGGAAAAATGTTTCTGCCACAGGTTGTAAAGTCGGCACGGGTCATGAAAAAGGCCGTGGCTTATCTGACCCCATTTATTGAAGCCGAAAAATCGGGAGAAGGCTCATCATCGGCCGGAAAAATCCTGCTGGCAACCGTCAAGGGCGATGTTCACGACATTGGCAAAAACATTGTTGGGGTCGTATTGGGCTGTAATAATTACGAGATCATTGACCTTGGCGTGATGGTCCCAACGCAGAAAATTCTGGATGCTGCCCGCGAACATAAGGTTGATATTATCGGTCTGAGCGGATTGATTACGCCCTCCTTAGACGAGATGGTCGGAGTTGCCAAGGAAATGGAGCGTCAGGGATTCACCCTGCCCTTGCTGATCGGTGGAGCCACAACGTCACGTATTCATACAGCAGTTAAAGTTGATCCGCATTATTCGGGTCCGGTCATTCACGTACTCGATGCCAGCCGGAGCGTTCCGGTTGCCGGGCGGCTTGTGAGTGAAACCGATGCTACTCGCGAGCTGATTTTTACTCAAATTAAAGCGGAATATGCCAAACTCCGCGATGACCATGCCAAGCGTCAGAAGGAGAAAAATTTGCTGGGAATCGAAAAGGCGCGCGCTAATCGCACCGTAATTGATTGGCAGAATTTCGAGCCGACCAAACCAACTTTTCTGGGCAATCGCTATTTCGATGATTATTCGATTGCAGAACTAGCCAATTACATCGACTGGACGCCTTTTTTCCAGACCTGGCAATTACACGGTAAATATCCGGCCATTTTCGACGATGCAGTCGTTGGGAAAGAAGCGCGTCAGCTGTTCGACGATGCGAATCAACTCTTGCAGGAAATCATCGACAATAAGCTGCTGAAAGCCAAAGCTGTGGTTGGATTCTATCCAGCTAACTCGGCCGATGATGACGTATTGTTACACGATTTTGAAGAGAACGTACGCGATGTTCCCTGCGAACGTCATGGCTCACATCGACACATCGAATATAAAATCAGCAAAGCCCAGTCGCAGACGGCAGTGAGTTCGGCAGGGGAGTTGATATATGATACCAAAACGGTGCTTCACTTCCTGCGTCAACAGAATCAGAAAGCGCCAGGATTGCCAAACTTCTGCCTGTCTGACTTCATTGCTCCTTTAGAAAGCGGTCGGGAAGATTATATTGGCGGGTTTGCCGTTACGGCGGGAATTGGTATCGAAGCGTTGATCGACAAGTTTGAGCGCGACCATGACGACTATAACAGCATCATGGTGAAGGCGATTGCCGATCGGCTGGCTGAAGCATTTGCTGAACGGATGCACGAACGCGTACGAACAGAATTCTGGCCGTATGCCGTTGGTGAAAAATTGAGTAATGAGCAATTGGTCAAGGAAGCTTATCAGGGTATCCGTCCTGCTCCAGGCTACCCGGCCTGTCCTGACCATACCGAAAAGGGTAAGCTGTTTGATCTGCTGGACGCCAACAAAATTGATATTGAACTAACCGAAAGCTATGCTATGTATCCAGCGTCTTCGGTGAGTGGTTTTTATTTCTCACACCCCGAATCAAGGTATTTTGCTGTCGGCAAAATCAATAAAGACCAGATTCTGGATTATGCGCAACGGAAGAATATGCCCGTAGAAGAGATTGAACGCTGGCTGGCTCCGGTGTTGAGCTATGATGCTTAA
- a CDS encoding RNA polymerase sigma factor — translation MFNPFKGPKPTRKREQTMGDKGDFETLYTQYAEKVYQKCLSMTKDSEAAQDFTQEIFIKVFSKLDTFKQNSAPATWLYSIAHNYCLDQIRISKRMNWQDLPEGLELAEESVVSDEQQLQAMEQLLDTLSVEEATLLRLKYEQGLSISQISQQLNLNESAIKMRLKRSRDKLNQLFGRQGF, via the coding sequence ATGTTTAACCCGTTTAAAGGCCCAAAGCCAACTCGTAAGCGTGAACAAACTATGGGGGATAAAGGCGATTTTGAAACGCTTTATACACAATATGCCGAGAAGGTATATCAGAAGTGCCTGTCGATGACCAAAGACAGTGAAGCGGCTCAGGATTTTACCCAGGAGATTTTTATTAAGGTTTTTAGCAAATTAGATACGTTTAAACAGAATTCGGCTCCTGCCACCTGGCTTTACTCAATTGCCCACAATTACTGCCTGGATCAGATTCGAATTAGTAAACGGATGAATTGGCAGGATCTTCCGGAAGGGCTGGAATTAGCTGAAGAATCAGTCGTTTCTGACGAGCAGCAACTTCAGGCCATGGAACAGTTATTAGACACGTTATCAGTTGAGGAAGCGACCCTATTGCGACTTAAGTACGAACAGGGTCTGTCCATCAGCCAAATTAGCCAGCAGCTTAATCTCAATGAAAGTGCCATCAAGATGCGGCTCAAGCGTTCCCGAGATAAATTAAATCAACTGTTTGGCCGGCAGGGTTTTTAA